The segment CACTTGGCGTTGGGCCTCCAGGTCGCACTTGTGACCGACCAGCAGGAAGATGATGGTATGTGGTTGGACGTGACTCTGGGCCTCCTCCAGCCAGTTATGCACATTCTGGAAGGAGCGTCGGTTTGTAATGTCGAAGAGCAAGAGCCCGCCCACAGAATTACGGTAGTAAGCTCGCGTGATAGACCTGGATAGACAGACGGATTGCTGTCTGTGAAAATCTCATGTGAAGTGAGTGGAACATAcaaccatttttaaaatttagagAAGAGTCAGACTAGTTTCAATTTAGTCTGGTCTATCTAcagctctgtctctctcctgtcCTTTCTCTATCTGCATTTGATTTCCTTTTCCACctaaccggtcaaggcagatgacctcCAGAATCTGAGTCCtggccggagtttcttccttaCTGAGGGAGTTTTTCGCTGTCGcttctgcttgctctggagggttgtgttgggtttctctgtctgtaaaagcgcgttgaaatgtctgttgatgtgattaaatgCTTTTCAAGTAAAAGCTGATTGACTGATTTAGTCAAGATGTTTGAAACATGAGAATTTGGTTCAGAGCCTATGATCTGATCATGAAGAGTGAGTCGTTGGTTGTCCCAGAGGAAGAAGCTGCGGTGAAACAAGCTTGCATTAACTTCTGTTAGCGGCGTCAGTGTGGTTTTTACATCAGCAGATTAGAGTCTTCAGTACGACCAGGAACATGGATCAATCAGTTTGCAGATCTTGACATTGGTTTACCATTGGTCAAGTGATTGATTTCtgaataaagctattttttttaaaaagcaccaGGCTGGTTTACACCACAAACATACATTCCTGATCTGCTTCTGTGTTCAGAACCCTCAGAGTATCTGGAACTGTTTTTTTATCCCAAAGAGAAACCTTAAGGCGGAGAAGCTGCTTTTGAATTTTTATGCTTCTTACATGTGCAACAAACTTCTCAAGCATTATGAGTCTGCTTTTAAATGAAGGTTAAAGACCTGTCTGCTGGCTAGTGCTGTTGATTCAATCAATTAATTACTAATATCCTATAATCGCTCTATGTAGAGCTGGAATAGAGGATCTCCATTAAAGATCATAACGTTGTTCTGATGTTGGACCATGAGGGAAATAAGATAAATGTGTTTACCTGAACCTTTCTTGTCCTGCAGTGTCCCAAATCTGGAGCTTGATTCTTTTTCCCGGTTCAATCTCCACCAGGCGTGAGAAGAAGTCCACTCCCACAGTGGGATCAGACACCTGGGCAAAGCGGCCCTCCGTGAACCTCCGGATCAGACAAGACTTACCGACCGTGGAGTCCCCGATGACGATCAGACGGAACTGATACAGCCATATGGTCTCCATGTCTCACCGGTGTCAAATCTGTACATGTGATAACAGTCACTCGTCACCGTCATGAGCATTGAGCCATAACAGTTCAAAACCAGCGTCCTGGTTTGACATCATATGAAAAATAGCCGCAATTTAGgataatatttttacttttaaaaaaaaaaatccacattagAATTATTAGATTTTAAAACTGTCTTTGTTATCAGGGATTACTGGGCCCATTAATGAGTTGTATTTATTAATCAAGCTGGAACAAGATTTAATAAACCGGAGTTCACAAAGCGGCTGTATAGaaaacaacatacagtacagtgtatGATAATGGTATAACAAACACTGAAGAATTATCGAATCTATAAcatg is part of the Antennarius striatus isolate MH-2024 chromosome 13, ASM4005453v1, whole genome shotgun sequence genome and harbors:
- the LOC137605923 gene encoding ras-related protein Rab-39B-like, which produces METIWLYQFRLIVIGDSTVGKSCLIRRFTEGRFAQVSDPTVGVDFFSRLVEIEPGKRIKLQIWDTAGQERFRSITRAYYRNSVGGLLLFDITNRRSFQNVHNWLEEAQSHVQPHTIIFLLVGHKCDLEAQRQVTQKEAEKLAGAFGMCYVETSARDAINVEKAFVDLTRDIFQLVRSGDIKIQDGWEGVKSGFVPNTVHSSEEVAKGSRQCLC